From the genome of Syntrophus gentianae, one region includes:
- a CDS encoding DUF177 domain-containing protein — protein sequence MKINVLMVPEAGLDLSFDLQEGWFRSFLAEDESDILNFPQTVVTCHVSRVGETVFIEGKIDAVVETICCRCLESVRLPVNFGFRYTLLPVKESIKDNEELRTEDLDFGFYQGEVLDLSPLIYEQIMLQIPMKVLCRDACKGLCPQCGANLNRGDCDCPRDLGDDRFAVLRNLKVPKR from the coding sequence TTGAAAATTAATGTACTGATGGTTCCCGAAGCGGGCCTCGACCTCTCCTTCGATCTTCAGGAGGGCTGGTTCCGGAGTTTTCTGGCCGAAGATGAGTCGGACATCCTGAATTTCCCGCAGACGGTTGTTACCTGCCATGTTTCCCGGGTGGGGGAAACGGTTTTTATCGAGGGGAAGATTGATGCCGTTGTGGAAACCATCTGCTGCCGTTGTCTGGAGTCCGTTCGCCTTCCGGTGAACTTTGGTTTTCGCTATACGTTGCTTCCCGTTAAGGAGAGCATCAAGGATAATGAGGAACTGCGCACGGAAGACCTGGATTTCGGCTTTTATCAGGGCGAAGTTCTTGATCTGTCTCCTCTGATCTATGAGCAGATTATGCTTCAGATTCCCATGAAGGTCCTTTGTCGCGACGCCTGTAAAGGGTTGTGCCCTCAGTGCGGCGCGAATCTGAACAGGGGCGACTGCGATTGCCCGAGGGATTTGGGGGATGACCGGTTTGCCGTGTTAAGAAACCTCAAGGTTCCCAAGAGATAG
- the rpmF gene encoding 50S ribosomal protein L32 — MPNPVKRHSRTRRNMRRAHDFLTAVQASACPQCGKFKLPHRVCPYCGTYKGRAVIKVEDLA, encoded by the coding sequence ATGCCAAATCCAGTTAAAAGACATTCCAGAACGAGAAGAAATATGAGAAGGGCGCACGATTTTCTGACTGCGGTTCAGGCTTCGGCCTGCCCTCAGTGCGGCAAATTCAAACTGCCTCATAGGGTCTGCCCGTACTGTGGAACCTACAAAGGCCGCGCCGTCATCAAGGTGGAAGATCTCGCCTGA
- the gltX gene encoding glutamate--tRNA ligase, protein MKEVRTRFAPSPTGYLHIGGARTALFSWLYARHTRGKFVLRIEDTDQQRSTEESTRAILDAMTWLGLNWDEGPFFQAERVDIHRAMVRKLVDEDKAYYCVCSPEELEEKRKRALAEGRKPKYDGTCRDKKLPPSDGAVVRFRCPQEGTTIVNDLIKGKISFNNEELDDLIIQRSDGYPTYNFAVVVDDAQMEISHVIRGDDHVNNTPRQILLYEALGYDIPQFGHVPMILGADKTRLSKRHGATSVMAYKELGYLPEALVNYLVRLGWSHGDQEIFSLDELIGLFDLGSIGKSAAVFNPEKLLWLNQHYIKSYPEDKLLDALNPFWNKLGLEVSDPDYGRHIIGDLRARAKTLPEMAESSTFYFTDEPPIDADAAKKFLTPEIAGHLEAIAEALAMIEDYSKEGIEVFLRNLAEARAIKLKTIAQPLRIALTGKTVSPGLDDVMLTLGKERVISRIRRTVSFIGSQPLP, encoded by the coding sequence ATTAAAGAGGTTCGAACCCGTTTTGCACCCTCGCCGACGGGTTATCTTCATATCGGGGGGGCACGTACGGCCCTGTTCAGTTGGCTCTATGCCAGACACACACGGGGGAAATTTGTCTTAAGAATCGAAGACACCGATCAACAACGTTCTACGGAGGAATCAACCCGGGCGATCCTCGATGCCATGACCTGGCTCGGACTGAACTGGGATGAAGGCCCTTTTTTCCAGGCCGAACGCGTCGATATCCACCGGGCAATGGTCCGGAAACTGGTTGACGAGGATAAGGCGTACTACTGCGTCTGTTCGCCGGAAGAACTGGAAGAAAAGCGGAAACGGGCCCTTGCGGAAGGCCGCAAACCCAAATATGACGGAACCTGCCGCGATAAAAAGCTCCCCCCTTCCGACGGGGCGGTTGTCCGGTTCCGCTGCCCCCAGGAAGGCACGACGATTGTAAACGACCTCATCAAAGGGAAAATTTCCTTTAATAATGAGGAGTTGGATGATCTTATCATTCAACGCAGCGACGGGTATCCAACCTACAATTTCGCCGTTGTGGTCGATGACGCCCAGATGGAGATATCCCACGTGATCCGGGGCGACGATCATGTCAACAATACGCCCCGGCAGATCCTCCTGTACGAAGCCCTGGGATACGACATTCCTCAGTTCGGTCATGTCCCGATGATCCTTGGCGCCGACAAGACCCGCCTCAGCAAACGGCACGGAGCAACCTCTGTCATGGCTTACAAGGAGTTGGGATACCTGCCGGAAGCCCTGGTCAACTATCTGGTCCGTCTCGGGTGGTCCCACGGAGATCAGGAAATCTTTTCCCTGGACGAACTCATCGGGTTATTTGACCTGGGGAGCATCGGCAAATCTGCAGCCGTCTTCAATCCCGAAAAGCTGCTCTGGTTGAATCAGCACTATATCAAATCCTATCCGGAAGACAAGCTGCTCGATGCGCTCAATCCGTTCTGGAACAAATTGGGCCTTGAAGTTTCTGATCCTGATTACGGACGGCACATTATCGGGGATCTTCGGGCGCGAGCGAAGACCCTTCCCGAGATGGCGGAATCCAGCACCTTTTATTTCACCGATGAGCCGCCCATCGATGCCGATGCCGCGAAAAAATTCCTCACCCCGGAAATCGCCGGCCATCTCGAAGCCATTGCCGAGGCGCTGGCAATGATCGAGGATTATTCCAAAGAAGGGATTGAGGTCTTTCTCCGCAATCTGGCCGAGGCCCGGGCCATCAAACTCAAGACGATCGCCCAGCCGCTCCGCATCGCCCTGACGGGAAAAACGGTCAGTCCCGGCCTGGATGATGTCATGCTGACCCTTGGGAAGGAGCGTGTGATTTCCCGCATTCGCCGCACCGTTTCGTTTATCGGGAGTCAGCCTTTGCCCTGA